From Larus michahellis chromosome 8, bLarMic1.1, whole genome shotgun sequence, one genomic window encodes:
- the TNN gene encoding LOW QUALITY PROTEIN: tenascin-N (The sequence of the model RefSeq protein was modified relative to this genomic sequence to represent the inferred CDS: inserted 6 bases in 4 codons; substituted 3 bases at 3 genomic stop codons), whose product MEGADSPTNVATDPLTEDTVTVXQFEAPIDRYMVRYTSADGDTKEIEVRSENDIITLLDLKSGMEYVMHIQAEKGPQQSKKASTRAVSGIDSPTELLTDQVTEDAITVSWNKVQASVDXHRVSYTSGNGETEEREVEKNKNVTTLPGLKPGTEYIIYIXKRIFTSEKGEKQSKWASTEAVTEIDSPAPLVTDRVTXDTATISWDKVQALIDRYTVNYISIDGDTEEVEVGRNETTTTLTGLKSGIEYVIILWXEKGTXQSKRIRTEAVTEMDNPKNMVTDQATEDTATISWDSVQAPIDRYMLSYTSADGDAKEIEVGKDRSITXTRLKPGMKYTIDLCAELGSKESKRVSTDMLTEIDPPKSLHVSYVTRSTGVVTWTPPAAHIDGYALTYQVMSKEVQMSPSEQQFVLEGLEQGVRYTVFVTAYKGDRQSRKTDSTFSTVSFLYPYSMDCSQMQQNGNASSSIYSIYLNGDGSRLMQVYCDMTTDGGRWIVFQRQSIGEMDFYKHWKNYVEGFGDPTGEFWLGLDKLRNLSSSSPICHELWVDLWTASESVYAGYDFFQIASSRDGYRLLVGNYRGNAVTTPPSQMPLSNKYSALQGNLDDGRQQRGNKEKSKGNEEKFQGPGTTGGAGVNKEEEYYWTWY is encoded by the exons ATGGAAG GAGCTGATAGCCCAACCAATGTGGCAACTGACCCACTGACAGAGGACACAGTCACTGT ACAGTTTGAGGCTCCCATAGACAGGTACATGGTGAGATACACCTCAGctgatggggacaccaaggaaaTAGAGGTGAGGAGTGAAAATGACATCATCACCTTACTGGATCTGAAGTCAGGCATGGAATATGTCATGCACATACAGGCAGAGAAGGGACCCCagcaaagcaagaaagcaagcaccAGAGCTGTGTCAGG AATCGACAGCCCAACTGAGCTGTTGACTGACCAAGTCACAGAGGATGCAATTACTGTTTCCTGGAACAAAGTCCAGGCTTCAGTAG AGCACAGAGTGAGCTATACCTCAGGTAACGGGGAAacagaggagagagaagtggagaaaaataaGAATGTCACTACCTTGCCAGGACTGAAGCCAGGCACGGAGTATATCATTTACatctgaaaaaggatttttacatcagaaaagggagaaaaacagagcaaGTGGGCCAGCACTGAGGCTGTAACGG AAATTGACAGCCCGGCTCCCCTAGTGACTGACCGAGTGACATAGGACACAGCCACCATCTCCTGGGACAAGGTCCAGGCTCTCATAGATAGGTACACAGTGAACTACATCTCTATTGATGGTGACACAGAGGAGGTGGAAGTGGGAAGGAACGAGACCACCACGACTTTGACAGGACTGAAATCTGGCATTGAATATGTCATCATCCTTT GCGAGAAAGGAACCTGACAGAGCAAGAGGATCAGGACTGAGGCAGTGACAG AAATGGATAACCCAAAGAACATGGTAACTGACCAAGCAACAGAGGACACAGCCACCATCTCCTGGGATAGCGTCCAAGCTCCCATAGACAGGTATATGCTGAGCTACACTTCTGCTGATGGGGACGCCAAGGAAATAGAAGTGGGGAAGGACAGGAGCATTAC GACAAGACTGAAACCAGGCATGAAGTACACCATCGACCTCTGCGCAGAGCTGGGAAGCAAGGAGAGCAAGAGAGTGAGCACTGACATGCTGACAG agATTGATCCTCCCAAGAGCCTTCATGTATCATATGTGACTCGTTCTACCGGTGTAGTTACCTGGACTCCTCCTGCAGCACACATTGATGGCTATGCTCTGACCTACCAGGTCATGAGCAAG GAAGTACAGATGAGTCCTAGTGAACAACAGTTTGTGCTGGAAGGACTGGAACAAGGAGTGAGGTATACCGTCTTTGTGACGGCCTATAAGGGAGATCGccagagcagaaagacagacagtaCCTTCTCAACAG TTAGCTTCCTCTACCCATATTCCATGGACTGCAGCCAGATGCAGCAGAATGGAAATGCCTCCAGCAGCATTTACAGTATTTACCTGAATGGGGATGGCAGCAGGCTGATGCAAGTGTACTGTGACATGACCACTGATGGAGGCAGGTGGATA GTGTTTCAGAGGCAGAGCATTGGCGAGATGGACTTCTACAAACACTGGAAAAATTATGTGGAAGGCTTTGGAGATCCCACTGGGGAATTCTGGCTTG GTCTTGACAAGCTGCGCAATCTCTCAAGCAGCAGCCCCATCTGCCATGAGCTCTGGGTGGATTTGTGGACAGCCAGCGAATCTGTCTATGCTGGCTATGACTTCTTCCAGATTGCCTCAAGCAGGGACGGATACAGGCTGTTGGTGGGGAATTACAGAGGCAATGCCG TgactaccccaccttcccagatgCCGTTGTCTAACaagtacagtgctctgcaagggaaccTGGATGATG gtaggcagcaacGAGGTAACAAggagaagtccaagggcaatgaagagaaaTTTCAGGGCCCTGGGACAACTG gtggtgcggGAGTCAACAAGGAGGAGGAGTActactggacctggtactga